The Ziziphus jujuba cultivar Dongzao chromosome 1, ASM3175591v1 genome segment CAACCATTCGAAATTGCAGGCGCTTAAAGCCAATGAGGCTCAGAAGAAGACCCAGCAGGCCAATGAGGAAGCTGGGAGGTTGCTGGAGGAGAGAGATAATGATGGGGTCGGAAGGAAGAACGAAACAGAGAATTGATTTCAACAGCTAATCTGAAAGCTTTGGCGTGCAAATGGgtaggaaaagaaaaggaagaaagagCAAACCAGGTAGAAGAGGATCTACTAAAGAAATTGCAAAAAACTCAATGCTGGTTTAATTCGCTGTTTGCACGTTTAGATTTGaaggttttgttttttggtacgTGGTCtaagatatttattattatacttaGTTTTGTagcattttttatttggctCTTTATTGTTCAATTTAGATATGGCCCTTTCTCTAGGCCATTGGATGATGGCTCAGAGTTGATCTGTGCCGGTGGATTTGACAATTTATCATTATGGTATAAGATTATTACTGATGTTTATGGAGCTATTTATTGCTTTTTTCAGAGGTTCTTGAATGGTGACTTTTAAGTAGCATAATTAAGTTTTTATAagttcttacttttttttttcccttcctatTTCTTGTTATGCTTTCCCTGCTTGCAATGGAATTATGCTGTTTTTATTGTTGTgttgttttatcttttgtttgACCGTTTGCTTCAAAATGTTTGCACTCTTGGAATGTATGCCATGCTTGGAAGTTTTGAAGTGGAAGTTTAGCCAACAAAAGTAGTACTTAGCAGAAATCCGATCTGTATTTGGGGATTGAGCTTTCAATTCTTCCTTCTCTTTGTTTCCCAATTTAGTAAAACTACTTTTGTAAAATTTATGTTCTTCTTTTCAAATTACTATTATGATAGTGATTTGTTAtgctaataaaagaaaaaaaaaaaaaaaaaaactttgatcaAATTGAGTGAAAGCCAACTCTACACAATTAAAGTAAAAGCTTAAAGACAAAACTCAAAACCAAAAAGGGTTTAGTGTTTGCCTGGTTTCACATCGTTACACTGCTTGCAATAACATTCATGTTTTTGACCTTGAAAAAAGAGTTTGAAGTGCCTTTCTATTCGATGTGTCATTCATTTTGGGACACTAGTTGATTGTTAGAACCCTTTGCATGGATGTTTCTTCTATTTGTCCAATATATCATGAAATTCTCACATCCATTCTCATACATTCTTCATTCTGCTTTATCTGCTCCCCTTTTAAGTCCCATGATTTATGGTTCATTACATGTAAGTAGCTCCAATATCTTCCTGAGATTAAACcctgaaaaaaatttcatttaaacctgGATGTATGGTAACTTGGTCTTAATTCTCTTGAAGCTAGATTTAACCTCGGGTTGACTTCGCTTGGTTGATGATGTATAAGCCAAAGATGCTTGATGCTTTGGCATTCCCTTACGGGGTTGGCCATACCATGATTTAGCCATAAATGAATTGTGTATCCATCTTTTACTAAGAGTAGATGCATGAACGTATTAATGATGATCTACTGAAATGAATAATTCAAAGTTTTTAAGCACTGATAAATTTTGAGATCCTAGAGGCTTCTTATTGTTATCATCTTTTGGTTTGGAGGTCTAAAATTTTGTTCATAATTGTTGTTGCTTAGTGTTTGGGAAGTTTTTCCCAACACTGAGTTCGTTCCCAAGTGCTGGATCTGGACTCGCAAATATTTTCTCAAAGATCAAAACGCTTGTATGGGCTGTAAAAGAGGGAGGTTtaatggggaatttggccctttACCCTTCTTGGCAGGGCGGAAACGAAAtatatcctctttttttttttttttttttttatttttttttttcctttaatatcaattataactttaaaataattttaaaagacatcCATATCCGTTTACATTAATTTCCAATCTATTTCCACGAAAAACCTTTACTTCATCCCATCCTACATCATATCCCACACCATGAAAAatccttttaacttttcaactaaaaaacaaaaaaccattttttttctattttttaatccaCTTATAAGCATCatcagataatttttttttttttttgtttattgccgagtgtgatgtatatatattgtggatttcatatttacatcaaatacttggaattttaagaatatataacatTTCTTGAGTACAATATGATATGTTTAGGAGTGTGAATCGctttattgatgtttaaaaccggttaaaaatttgaaatttatgttagattaaggtaattaaggtttttatatggaagttattaaaatctaagttttaggatagattgacactgggtatcagtaggaaatgaagagacgaAAAAAaggggaccggtttggcctgaaACGGTGGCTGGAGGTGGGAGAAAATTCCGGGTCGGAATTCAGGTATGAGACCCGGTTCGGGCGGGTTCGGGTCGACTGGCTGGAGGTTGAAGGAGAAGCGAACGACGTGTCGTTTGTTacgaacgacatgtcgttcggTCGGCCATCCATATCACACATTGTCCTATTAAGACGACATGTCGTTAATTAGAAACGACATGTCGTTTTTGTGCGTGTGTAAGGGACCACTTGCCGTTTTGCTGACGTAATCGATGATgtcagccattttttttttttttaaaagagttttggggttcaaaaggagaaaaaaatatggagttgattaaggtttatagtttggcacaagcttaaaaattaaaactaatataaattaattttggaagtgataaaaaatgtggaattggttggataaataaatgtgtttgatcaaattttatgttattttaagttgtttatacgtagttatgtatatatatacacatatatatacactttaaatgtagatgaaaatgagcagcattggcaatttaaattgaaatggttattttgtattgtttagaattatataaattatgtattcGTAATTTAGgattatggttatttatatatgcatacatagttGACTATGTGGCTAAaggtagttaaaaagttattaatgttgtcaagttACATTTATAGATTGTATTTTATAATGGCATCAAAAAGGAATTTGCGATCTCAatcgaagaagggagttaagaagatGCAAACTAAGAGACGCGGTGGCAGCATATCAACACCCGACTCTAAGCATCGACGAACTACTAGGTAGCAATCCAAAGCTGAGAAAGAAACTACCAAACTTCCAAGACACATTCCAATCTCCTCTTCCCCATCtgagatggtaagttttatattcatttatgtagtTTGGTGCGGTAAGTGATAATAGATCTGtcggtatttattcatgaatgtgaatatttgagaaaaacttcacccgatggccatcgggattttttttagttcattgaaggttgattaccgatggtttcatcggtaattaccactagtgcaaaaatgtgaacccatatgtcttaacatttggttgaaaattattattatcaacgtagggtggaaaaatagggtatgattaaatggtTGACTTTTGTTCcatttatataattcattttgCAGGCCAACGACACTCCAAAGGAACAGATTTTTCAAAATgccgatatatttaaagttagggcacattcattcgggaatccaatagaagcgaatgaagtaattacaagtgtcctcacaagtgagcagttggaaaagtatagacaaacatgttttggacacttacttgacatgaagaacctcaaGTTCTCTGGTCATCTAGTGCATCACCTGTTTTGTAGACGAATTGTGTCCAACAATCTAGAAGTattggagtttaacttcggcggatctggagtgcggtttacgaagtgggaatttgCACTAattagtggcttaaagttttgtagtTGCCCTTCCATATATGATATGCTAAATCCAaaaggaaatgagctgcgcacgaggttgctagaaGATATGACTGACTTGAAACCGCTCGAACTGGCTTGAATATTCAAGGGTACACATtatgtggatgattgggatgctatAAGAATTacattactatatttcttagttcatggtgtactcggaatggattcgagggttcaaataaatagaaaattcattgatttggttgctgatatggaggtatttaattcctacccttggggctttttgagctacaaggagacaaTTGACTCATTGCACAATGCATTCCACCAtagaggacgtgcagtaaagaataaatcacagtcGTATGatctaaaaggttttccattagtgtttcaggtacggtaatatatttaatacatgtagtgtttacttaaaaattatatttaataacctataatttatattttgtaggtgtgggggtttgaagtAATCCCTGATTTCGGTAACCATTTTGGCGAGCGGTGGGAAACCCattgtccgaggatccttggatggcatgctaCAAGTTAGCCAagccattttgctgtccattattggttcacctcaaatagcaaGGTGAGgcaaatttatttaaactatatGGTACGattacattcaagttacattaccaatgtccagtttccaaatttacttttttttttcttttttcatttcatgtagtatgttgcGCACTGGAGGTTAGACGCTACCGATGAGGGGAAGACTATGGATTATTAGCGAACAATAGCAGTGAACATACATAAAGTTCGCTATACGATACCACCACTTGTAGCACCGATAGCCACCGTTGgtgctaaagatgcgtccaaagttgaggagcattctagtgcccctccagatgctaatttcagggtatgcaattgttacttgcacgcaaatttgcatttcatatgttgtactaatatatattgacttatgttttggatattgatattgattagcttgcttgcttggaggcaaaatttgatgaattaaagaaatttgtgGATGATTGTCATCACGAAGCGAAGTAAGAGATGGcatcgttaaggaagatgcttagttctgttattgaccaactgaagcatcaggtatcatttagacaacatAGTATACTTTAGcgtttcagcattattaaattatatattgtaattcaatAATTACTTGTTGTTAGTTTTTGGGAACTGTAAAATAACCACTGTGTTTTGTAGGCTGAACATCATATGCACACCCATTCACCATCTTCGGTGTGACCATCATCCCCTCTGGCACCGTCATTTGGAAAGCAAGCCGAAGAATTTTATGCACCCATAGaaggttccaatggtaggaaggaggatgacaATTATACAAAACCGTtcgagcctatcgtacctgaaggagcctatgtggaggattcttgggctttggtgccatatcggcctttgcatttgGGGTGGGATATCAGTGCTTCAACTAACAATCCATATCATGACCAATTAGCTGAGAGTGAGGTGGAGGCTTAGACGCATAAAGTTGGTGATAAAAGCCGATTCGGTAGAGTTTACCACCACTCACATCATGTCATCTCTCTTTACATCGACCCGTGTaagaagaaggtcaaatttaatcttaatcgacatattgatgcatcaaaggagagggcgttcgatgagtggtatagggtggcaccgaatGGAGTgaccgtgtgtacatcttatctGATGGtggggaagaaattttttgctgagTTACTTACCCCTGCAGGATGGTTGAgttccgatgtaagttatatacttTACTTCCATGTAAATTCATTGTGTTTgtacgtttggaatgatgttttatttatcacctcacacttgtttttttatttcctttaatgttttttgcagcacattgacactattttgtatttcatacgaaaatgacggtttgagaatgagaagatgttcacccacaactgtgccatattagacatgttattttgggtaagaagatgggatgttactgcgttgcttaatgttatattgatgacattttatattgtatctatttaattatttggcagtcatccatcaaaggccgttatcccatatgggagGCATCTcgaagcacatattcatgtgattcgACACTTCgtagctatgtgcgtgggaagtcacccaaacttAGCATGCCGTGGTagagatgtgattatgtaagtctatacatatatttaaaaaaattctgactAAGTTTCCCAATTTGTGGATAATGACGTTACATTCTAATTttcaggtgtacatccctgtcaacaatggaggcgcccattggttggcagcatgtgtggacttgaaggctcaacatattgatttatatgatccaaatatgggaaataaatatgtccagaataaagagttgGACAATGCGAAATGCCTtaagtatatgctgccttacctattgagggatgggggatattacgagaagaatccggaAGTGCTTCCCACTTtagagccattcacgatgaccatatCAAGGATGCACCTTGCCAAGATAATGgttatgaatgtgttgtcatttccaaCCACTTCTATTGCTGTTGTTTAATTGTACTTATGTGTAGAAAttcacgtggttggttttcattaatgttattcattaatgctattctgtaGGGGTGATAGTGGTGTCttcgctttgaaatttattgaatacaagagcAGTGAGGAGAACCTTTTATTTAGCCCGAAAGACATTAGcttgtttagaaaaaaatatgctgttgatttgtactttaataaattttcaatgtatGTTTAATATTATGACATCCTATATTAATGGTATCTTAATATACAGAATCTagctttagtaatgataactgttgacaaaataagagaaaagaagacccttggtagtgataaaaattcaaacaaagatgattaccgatacGCTTTCGGTAACatcaattcacatattttttgaCTCCAAAGAGTCCACTAATGCGTGTTTCCGGCgacaacatacaaaatatacattcatcattgACCCTAAACAGAAAAAGCCCCAAAAGTctggaaaaagttctcaaattggcaagaaattttgattaccataggtttcatcggtaaccGAAATCCCAGTGGTAATCGcattatatcaattttttggcccccaaaaGTCCCCTAATGAGTGTCAAATGCAACAACATCCAAAATATACGTTCTTCAATTCTAActagaaaaaatcccaaacgttagaaaaaagttctcaaattggcaaaaaatacttgattaccgtagggccttctgtaattacagatgaaatctacggtaatccGTTTAAACTGGCTAGAAAATTTACcaaagatttcatcggtaattaccgaaggctctATGGTACATTTGACAAcctttttggcccccacaagtctcctaatgtgtgttaaatgcaaaaacatgcaaaatatatattcttcaatgattctaaggaggaaaaaccccaaacgttaggaaaaaattttcaaattggcaaacaaacttgattaccatagggtcttcggtaattaccgatgaaacctacggtaattagtttaaacttgctggaaaaattaccgaaaatttcatcggtaattactaaaGACCCTAttgtaatcacatttgacaacttttttggcccccataagtctcttaatgtgtgttaaatccaacaacatacaaaatatactttcttcaatgattctaaggagaaaaaacctcaaaagttctgaaaaagttctcaaattggcaaaaaaacttgattgtcgtagggccttcggtaattaccgatgaaacctatggtaatcagtttaaacttgctgtaaaaattatcgaaggttttatcggtaattaccgaagaccctacggtaatcacatttgacaatctttttggcccccacaagtcccttaatgtatgttaaatgcaacaacaagcaaaatatactttcttcaatgatcctaagaagaaaaaaccccaaaagttctgaaaaaattctcatattggcacaaaaatttgattatcatagggccttcgataattaccgatgaaacctacggtaatagatttatatattaccgatggtttcatcggtaattaccgaaggtcctacggtaatcaagttttttggccaatttgagaactttttcataacgtttggggttttttctccttggtctcattgaaaaatatatattttgcatgttgttacatttaacacacattaagggacttgtgggggccaaaaaagttgtcaaatgtgattactgtagggcttcggtaattaccgatgcaaccttcggtaatttttccagcaagtttaaactgatcaccataggtttcatcggtaattaatGAAGgcctacggtaatcaagtttttttgccaatttgagaactttttcagaatttttggggttttttctccgtaggatcattgaagaaagtatattttgcatgtttttcatttaacacacattaggggacttataggggccaaaaaagttgtcaaatgtgattaccgtAAGGCATTcgataattatcgatgaaagCTTCGATAAATgttccagcaagtttaaactgattacagtaggtttcatcggtaattaccgaaggccctacggtaatcaaatttttgtgtcaatttgagaacttttttagaacttttgggtttttttttttccttagaatcattgaagaatgtatattttgcatgttgtagcatttaacatacattaggggacttgtgagggccaaaaaattagtaaaatgtgATAATCATAGAGGTtttgataattaccgatgaaacctatcgtaatttttccagcaactataaATTGATTACGGTAGGTttcttcggtaattatcgaaggccctacggtatcaaatttttatgccaatttgagaactttttcaaaacttttggagtttttttctctttaggatcattgaaaaatgtatattttgcatttttttgcatttaacacacattaagagacttgtgggggccaaaaaattggtaaaatgtgattaccatagaggtttcggtaattaccgataaaacctacgataattttttcagcaactacaaattgaatgctttcacttattaatgtcattttttctcttactttgtcaacaattatcattaataaagctagatttagcatATTCTCCGTGGAAACACACAcgattgaagttgtcggatggaattgtggtgatttttttacaatggtggacaaatgtcaattaccgatgatgcatcggtaattaccattgAGTAGTAATAGCATCCATGAAACAGTAAGAAACCTACAAAAAACTGAACACAGAATGATATTTTAAGAACACAATACGACGGATGACTTTGCCAACAAAGCAACACGTAAAACCAacatctattatgccaaaacacatgttagcggttgagctactaattgcattccctACTACATTGCCTAACACACGAATACcgcataacatgcccccattggcttaatatagcgtagagcaatttatggtccttcagttgaatggtgctgttggttggtagtgcaatcaagaggtacggcggctgagcatgatcggctgctgtgaccaatctgtttgcatCCCCTGCATCTATATTGAAgatgctcctctccttgagattgaatcctcttctttcttggtcttcctgactgtttgccaatttttggtggaagtacaagctggtttatgacatcatcttgAGCATGCCACTGagatttatctccaagtggatatatggtttccgaatatgcgtcACAGAGTGAGTCAACTTAGTAATGCACCGAacaaaggatatatggagaaatatgtcgatgcttacatgcttcaattgcatggacacaaggaaatccatcaatgttgaattccttgcatgagcatgtcttattttctaagttgactACTCAAACGAACATGCCATAGCCAACAATTTGAAACTCGTATAAGTTCAATGGAacaacacgtaagcctctgccattatttgagcgctcttgcatgatattttccaaccaattagtaacaagtgtttgcattgcagctgcgtTATTTCGACGTTCATACCCCTTGTTGATTAATTCTTCCATCATGTCTACAAACAAAACAGCTCAAAAACATTACAAACTCTAGTATTGCCCTTCCTCCTCATGATAATTATAGCAGACCATGCCTTCTAAcgcaaggaaaaaaaactgctaaattataacaaaaccaatataatatcaatcaatataatattaaacatagtaatcacataataaaagcattaaaagttaactaaagactataactgtggatatttagatatcataaaacatcaacagcaagtagacttctcatataaaacatttaatatgtccccaagaagataataatcatcaaatGCGGCTCCTACCATGGACCTATCAATAATCCAAACCACAACAGCTGTGGTCCTTGTGgtccttaaaattttgaatagaaacCTAAAGTGAAAGAGCTTCATGATACCATAATATGCTGACAACACAAATACAATTGAGTGAATAATCTTCCATCAGTTCCTTTcaccctaaagagaaaaaagttcaTCCCACATAACAAATAGCAGGAAGGATTGagcatttcttaaaaattaacaatgtttcagaacatgtgacaaataaattgtttaatttttaaaatcctaaaaactagTTATTAAGTGCACAGGAGAAAAAAGGTTCTTAGATAAAGGTGGAAATTCTGTGGTTCGgtaaaataaagtagaaagATAAAGCATAGatattaatttgaacattgttaTACAGATAATGAGGATCCATTAATAGTTCCAACCAAGTCAGAGATAAAAATGCCAACTCCCTGTGTGTAGAATGTACAAATATACGACAATGAAAGGGACTCAATGTTGACCTTAATTTGAAGGTCAGCAAATATGAACTGAACAAGAAGAATATAGGTAATAATACTATTGCACTACTTTAATAGGAACCAAATGGACCTCCAAAATTTAgaacatctaaattttttagTCTGGCGAATGATGACATGAGGAAAAGCAACATCTAAATTTTGAAGTGCATGTAAATGTTGATATCTATTTGTGCAATTTCAATTGGTTTACTCGTTTTTTCATATGAACACCTTATTTTACATTCATTGTGATTTTGCCTGTTTTCTAATATCTTTTCTTGGattttttccccttaatgtgtgtgtatttgtcaatacaatagataatatagtggtggctaacttccaaaaagcataattgattcgcagccaaaccgaggaactcATATAAAATGTCTTCCTTGCACAGCTCCCatagttttctattattatcatacgTTAACCTATCATTGCATCTTTTCACATGAAGTGCAGAGGGAAATGATTCCACAACATCATAACTAGAGTTTGAGttaaatcaataaatgaaaGCCCCAATGGACTGTTTAAATCAACAAACATGTATGAGAAATGACTAAATTAGAAGgggataaatacaaaaaatatcaacaaagaaGATGGAGAACAATATTTGTGAAGTATCTCTTTGACACAAGAATAATTTActtgaataaaagatattaaagtaataataataatataaataaaaatagaaagaaaaatgcatgccgatacaaaaaaaataaaggaaaaacaaagtgcATTTACATTGGATATTAAGTGTTATGAAGCGgtatgaatgcaaatact includes the following:
- the LOC107423626 gene encoding uncharacterized protein LOC107423626, yielding MSTQPLFAIFPQTYPHSRYVFLGKITNQPQQGKDGRITSQVFKKTGNTVKTSIPYDMMEELINKGYERRNNAAAMQTLVTNWLENIMQERSNNGRGLRVVPLNLYEFQIVGYGMFV